The Chloroflexus aggregans DSM 9485 genome segment ACCGTTCGGTTTACACTAGCGATCCCCCAACCGGACGTAGGGATCAACATCCCTCGCTCGGCATCGTGTAAGAGCAAAACCGCTCCCTGCACGGCCAAATGTTCAGATAGACACTCGGCTACAACGGTAACTATTGTATCGCGGTCGGTCAGTTCACCAAGGCGCCGTGCCAGCATCGCCAGCGTTGATGAGCGCGGGACCGCAGCAATTGCATCGGAGACCGTTTGTCGTAGCGAGACTAGCGGATCGTTATCGGTTAACGGTGGCAAATCCGCCTGTAACACTGTGGTCGCATGGCGACGTATTTCGCTCAGCGCATAGCGCAAACTCATCCATGCTGCCGCCGCCAAAGCTATTCCGATCACACCGCCAAAAAGTAAAGCGACGAGCAAGGTTACGGTCGGCGTTTCGGGGAGTTGGCGATTGACGATGGTGATCAGAGCGTACAGCAATAAACCGAGCGAAATACCGCCAGGTATGGTTAGGGCAAGGATGCGACGAATATTACTACGTGGTAGATACACAGCGACTCCGCGACGGTAATAGTCTTTTTCTGTTACTCTATGAACGATCGAGTGTCCGCAGAGTTGCATCTATTTTACCAAAAAAGATGACCGGTACACGATACGTGACCGGTCATACCTTGGAGCGGGAGACGGGATTCGAACCCGCGACCTACACCTTGGCAAGGTGTCGCTCTACCAACTGAGCCACTCCCGCACACCACGCCAGTATTATACACAACTCACCCGATTTGTCGAGTCGCCGTCAGTGTCTTACCCTACTCCATAGTAATAGTTTTCGTATCTCCATCTCGTATCATATCCGTAGGCCAGATCGTACTGTCGTGTTTAGACCGCCTATGGCTATACTGCTTATCCTTGATTTTTCAGGGACGCTGAGCATCGCTGCGGTGCAGTTTGGAACACCGGAATACCTCGCTCGCGCATTACAGGAATCCGGTTTGGCAGCGCTTGGAGTTGACGAGACGGTCTATTGGCGAGAGATTGTTACACCAACGTGGGAAGAAGGAAGTACCAGCACTGTTGGGTTAACCAACTTGATCGCCCGCCGGGTATGTGCGATCGGCGGTGCTCCAGAACCAGCCTATCAAGCTGCACAACGCTTTACCCAGATGTATATGGCTGCTTCGGCGATCGATCCGGCATGGCAGTCACTGTTCGATGCTGTGCGCTCTATCCCTACCGTCATCCCGTTGATCGCAACCGATCATTACGCAGAAGCTACCCTCCAGATCACTACCCAGCTCACCGCGCTGGGATGGCAAGCAGCGTCGCTTCGCGTGCGACGTGGTCATTGCCGGGCTATCGCCCAATACAAAGCTACCCGACCGTATGCCATCGTACCGGGAACATTGTTCAATCACCGCTATACCGCGTTGATCGCCAACTCTGCCGATCTTGGCGTGATCAAAGCTACACCACGATTCTGGCAATGGGTGCGTATGGCGCTAGGCGTGCAGCCACTGCGAATTGTACTGGTTGATGATTTTGGGGCAAGCGAGAATCTGGCCGACTTTTACGCCAATCCAGAGCGGGTGACACATCGCCGCCAGCAAACCGTTGCCGCTCTCCAACGAGTCTTTGCCGCATCGATACAGACAGTGCAGTTCGTTCTCGACCATCCGCTTGACCGCACAGTCACCGAAGTGACCGAATTGATACGGCGGTACCAGTAGCCTCGCTTGCGCTAAACAACACAAAACGGGGACGAGCGCGAGCCTCGTCCCCGTACCATTGCCGATCAGTCCGAACTAGAAGTCCATCCCAGCACCGGCGCCGGCGCCGGCACCGACAGCCGGCTTATCCTCGGGAATGTCGGTGATCAGCGCCTCGGTGGTCAGGATCATACCGGCAATCGAAACTGCGTTCTGCACCGCACTGCGCGTCACCTTCACCGGGTCAATGATACCCTGCTCGATCATGCTGCCGTACTGGCCGGTCAGCACGTTGTAGCCGATGGTCTTATCGCCCTTCTCCTCCTGCAAGCGGCGGACATTGGCGATAATCACCGAGCCATCCTCGCCGGCGTTGCGGGCAAGGATGCGCAGCGGCTCTTCGAGAGCACGGCGCAGGATCTGCAGACCGACCTTCTCATCCTCGTGGGCGACCTGCACATTGTCGAGCGCCGGGATGGCGTTGATCAACGCCACACCACCACCGGGTACGATACCCTCTTCGACCGCTGCGCGGGTCGCGCTCAGCGCGTCCTCGACGCGGTGCTTCTTCTCCTTCAGCTCCGGCTCGGTCGCCGCACCGACCTTAATCACGGCGACACCACCGGCCAGCTTCGCCAGCCGCTCCTGCAGCTTCTCACGGTCAAAGTCGCTGGTCGTTGTCGCAATTTGGGCACGGATCTGCTCAATGCGCGCACGGATCGCAGCTTCGTCACCACGGCCCTCGATAATGGTGGTATCGTCCTTGGTCGCAATGACCTTGCGCGCGCGGCCCAGGTCTTCAATCGTCGCGCTGTCGAGCTTGCGACCGATCTCCTCACTGATCACGGTACCACCGGTAAGAATGGCGATGTCTTGCAGCATTGCCTTGCGGCGATCACCAAAGCCCGGAGCCTTGACTGCCAGCGCGTTGATCGTGCCGCGCAGCTTGTTGACGACTAACGTCGCCAACGCCTCGCCGTCAACGTCCTCGGCGATGATGACGAAGTTCTTCGTGACCTGCAATACCTTCTCAAGGATCGGCAGGATCTCTTGGATGCTGCTGATCTTCTTGTCGGTGATCAGGATGTAGGGATCGTCAAGCTCTGCTTCCTGCCGCTCGACATTGGTCACCATGTAGCCCGAGATGTAGCCACGGTCGAACTGCATGCCTTCGGTGTACTCTTTCTCGAAGGTCACGCCCTTCGACTCTTCGACGGTGATGACGCCATCCTTGCCGACCTTCTCCATCACCTCGGCGATCAGCTCACCGATCTCACTGTCGGCCGCCGAGTTGGTCGCTACGTGCGCAATGTCGGCGCGGTCACGTACCGGCACAGCGCTCGCCTTGATTGCGGCCACCAACGCCTCGGCACCCCGATCAAGGCCACGCTTGATCAGCATCGCATTCGCACCGGCTGCGACAACCTTCAGACCCTCGGTAACGATCGCCTGGGCCAGTACGGTGGCAGTGGTAGTACCGTCACCGGCAACGTCGTTGGTCTTGGTGGCTGCTTCCTTGAGAAGCTGCGCGCCCATGTTCTCGAAGGGATCTTTCAGATCGATCTCCTTCGCAACCGTCACACCGTCGTGTGTCACCGTCGGCGAACCGAACTTCTTGTCGATCGCCACATTGCGGCCACGCGGGCCAAGGGTCGTCTTGACCGCATCGGCGACGAGATCAACACCACGCTTAAGCGCGCGGCGAGCTTCTTCATTGAAAGAGAGCTGCTTTGGCATAGGATCTATAATCCTCCACTGATTTCAATCGGTTGTAAGCCTGAGAATAGCGTGACGCGCAGTTACTCCTGAACGATACCCAAGATGTCCTTCTCCGACAAGATCAGGTACTCGACATCGTCGAGCTTGAACTCGGTACCGCTGTACTTGGCAAAGATCACGCGGTCACCAACCTTGACGCTCATCGGGATCAGCTTGCCATTGTCATCGCGGCGCCCCTCACCAACAGCCAAGACCGTACCTTCCATCGGGCGCTCTTTGCTGGCCGTGTCAGGCAGAAAAATACCGGTTTTGGTCTTCTCTTCACGCTCAACCGGCTTGACCACCACGCGGTCGCCAAGAGGTCGGATGCGGAAATCCGCCATAGTTGCTATCCTCCGTTCGGTATACAATCCAACGGTTTGCGAAGTTTCCAATGATTAGCACTGTTAACTCAAGAGTGCTAACCCGTTGGTAATAGTACACAAGATTGGGCTGTTTGTCAAGTAAGTTTTAGCACTCGTCGAAACTGAGTGCTAAAGCATGCGGTTCAACCACCGGTTGTGCAACCGTTCGCGTCACCCACCACCTTCTGCAACCGCCAATGCCACACTACCCACCCCTAACAACCCAACCAGACACCACAGCATGCCTTCGTAGCCAACACTACCGATGAGCACCCCTGCCCCAACCGGGGCAACAGTACGGGCAACGGTCATGAAGGCATTTTGCCAGCCGCTGATCACACCGTAGTTGGTCGCCCCATACTGCTCGGCAAGCAATGCCGCTCGCATGATCGTTTGGGTGCCGGCGCCGGCGCTGAAGAGGGCTGTGTACAAGAAGGCTGCGCCTGGCCAATGAGAGATGAGCATGATGATCAGCCCTCCGATCTGCATAAGAAAGAGTCCAAGTGTAACCAACCGACGTGATCGGCGCTCGCCGATGGGTGCGATCAGCAGCCGGCCGGCAAGTGACATGATTCCGTGCAAGCCGGCAATTGTCGAGGCTACGTCCAAACTCATTCCGCGCACGAGCAACAATGGAATGAGATGAACTGTCATCGCAACGGTGGCAAAACTACTGATAGCAAATGCGATGCTGAGCAACCAGAACCGTCGTTCCTGTAGCGCATCGCGCGGACGGAACGACGGTTCGATAACAGTGACCTGTCCGTGTGCGCTCTGATCACCATCTGGGGCCAAACCAAGATCGGCCGGCGAACGACGTACCAACAGCGCGTGTGGCAGAATGGTGAGCGCCAAAATGGCTGCCAGTACCCACAATGCTGACCGCCACCCCATCTGCTCCACCAACCGGCCGGTCAGCGGGATGAAGAGCACACCGGCCCACGCCCCGAAAAAGGTTAAGACTTGCAGAGCTTTTCCCCGTTTGCGGCGAAACCAAGTCGCTACAATCGCAAACGCCGGTTCGTAAAGCACGGTTGCACTCACTACGCCGATCCCGGCCATAACCAGATAGAGCTGGAGCGGATTCGTCACACGTGACCACAAAAGCAGCAACCCACACCCGCCAAGTGACCCCATTGTCATCAGGCTACGTGCGCCGTAGCGGTCGAGCCACCAACCGACTATCGGTGCAGCAATGCCGTTAGCGAGAAGTGCGACGGTAAAGCCGGTGGCAATCGTCACCAATTCAACCCCGAAGTCGAGTGCCATCGGCAGGATGAAGACACTGTAGGCGTAGTACAGAATGCCCTACGAGATCACCTCGGTGATCGATACCGCTACCAGCATTATCCAGCCGTAATAGATACGCCTGTAAAACCGGCTCTTCAACAACATGATCTGTTCGTCACGTTCAGTGGGATCGTCGTCGAAAATAAGGCTGGAATGGTTGAACAGCATCCCGTCTCAGTTCCGGTCGGGCCGCTACAAACACCGGTCGCAGGCAATTCCAGCTCAACTCGACGGGCCGCTTCCCAATCTCCACAAAGTGCTGCCGTTACCGAACGTGCCTGTTCGTAGCCGGTTGGGAGTAGAAATGTGGGAGCGCGACCATAGCTCTTCATCCCGATAATGTAGAAGTCGGGTTCAGGATGGCTTAATTCATCAACACCGTGTGGCCGCACCGTCCCACAACTGTGCAGATTCGGATCGATCAGCGGTGCCAGGGCCGTCGGTGCTTCGACCACCGGATCGAGCGCTAGACGCAGTTCGCGCAACGGTGCGAGATCGGGACGAAAACCGGTACACACGACAATTTCATCAACAGGAGGTAGCGTTCGGGTGCCGTCGGAGACAACCAATCCGGTATCGGTCATCGCTACTTGCGCGGTCTGCCAGCCGGTCACTACCTTAACCCGCCCCGAATCAACCAGATTGCGTACCTGCATCCCAAGTTGACCACGGGCAGCTAAAGCATCAGCCTCGCCACCGCCGAAGATGCGTTCAAACTGAGCGGCTTCCCGACGTATCACCCACCATACTGCGGTCTGCGGCGCAACTTCACCCAAGCGTACCAGATCGAGCAGCGTGTTGAAGGCTGAGTGTCCGCTACCGGCAACGAGGACTCGTCGGTTGGCGTAACGCGCCCGATCACGACCTGAGACGTCAGGAATGCCGTAGAAAATATGGGCCGCAGCATTGCGTTCACCAAGCGCCGGTACACCACCGGCACCGAGCGGATTGGGTGAACGGTATGTCCCTGAAGCATCGATGACGGCGCGTGCCAATAGTGATGTCTCCTCTCCCGTATCATCAACCAGCGTCAGTTGAAACGGTATCCCTTTCCGATCAAGCCCACGTTGACGATCATGACCAAGCCGATTCACGGCTACTACTTTGCGACGGTAGTGGATGTGTGGTGCCAACGCCGGCAAGGAGGCTAGTGGCATAAGATACCGCTCGACCAACTCAGCACCGGTTGGAAATTCATCATCCATCGGTGCTTGCCAGCCGGCAGACTGTAGCAAGCGGTAAGCCGCCTGATCGAAGCAATACCGCCACGGCGTAAACATTTGGACATGACCCCAACGCAATACGGAAGCTCCGGCTCGTTCACCCGCTTCGATAACCACAAACGATTCGCCACGTTCAGCGAGATGGGCCGCAGCCGCCAACCCAACCGGGCCGGCACCGATAATCGCAATTGGTAGTGACATTGTTTGCGCTTCCTTTCCATTTTGACGCGATACGTTGCTTTATTACACATCTCGTGTTATTTTATTGATATATTGACATACATCAATAAAACACCGAACTAAAAAGCTGCTGTTCGTTGCTTGTCAGCAGCTACCCGTCTAGATGGGTAAAAAACTGATCGATCAGCCGCTTCACCGTTGCCAACACCTCACGACGTACTGCGTAGTACACCCACTGCCCCCGCCGTTCCCGCTCGATCAGGCCACCATCGCGCAATAAACGGAGGTGATGCGATACGGTCGGCTGTTTCACCGGTAAGGATGCTTCTAGATCGCATACACACACGTGCCCACCGTGACGAGCCAACAGCGCTAACAAGCGTAGCCGGATCGGATGCGCTAGCAATGCTAGAGCGTCGGCTAGCTGTGTCGCCTCGGCATCGGTTAACGGAACATCGGTAATCGGTGTACAACAACGTGATTCATCAGTCGTGTCGGTGTTTGCTACCGTGTAAGGTTTCACTACTGCTCCTTCCTTCTGATTGTCAGTATGATAGACGATATATTGACAATTGTCAATATGTAGCTTCCCTGTAACGAACAGCAGAAGGAACCGTGTCGATCCCTTCTGCCCTACGAAAAACCTTTGTGTCGAATGACGCTTACGACGCCGAATGGCCTCGAGGAGCCGTGTATTACGTTCCGTGTACCTACGAAAAACCTTTGTGTCGAACGACGCTTACGACGGTTTGATTTGATTCTGATCACCGGTGACGATCACACTTCCACTTACATGACCACCTATCGCGACCGAACGGTTGCCGGCAGCGATATTGGTGTTCCCGACTCCGCTCGCTGCGTTCACTTCGGCCCACAGTCGGGCTACATCGGCGAGCAGATCCGCATCATCGGCGAGGAGCTTACGTAATTGCAGGCGAAATGCACCCTGCGCGTCAGCATCATCAGGGTTTTTACCAACTCCTGCACTGCCTCCTGTGCTGCCGGTTTGCTGTCCATCTTCGACCATATCCGCCCCCATAAAGTCTTGATCTTCTCCCCGGCTACACCGGCCGCGATTTTGCCCACTTCCCAGGCAGCCTGTTCACCCGCTTTAACGAGATACG includes the following:
- the groL gene encoding chaperonin GroEL (60 kDa chaperone family; promotes refolding of misfolded polypeptides especially under stressful conditions; forms two stacked rings of heptamers to form a barrel-shaped 14mer; ends can be capped by GroES; misfolded proteins enter the barrel where they are refolded when GroES binds), translated to MPKQLSFNEEARRALKRGVDLVADAVKTTLGPRGRNVAIDKKFGSPTVTHDGVTVAKEIDLKDPFENMGAQLLKEAATKTNDVAGDGTTTATVLAQAIVTEGLKVVAAGANAMLIKRGLDRGAEALVAAIKASAVPVRDRADIAHVATNSAADSEIGELIAEVMEKVGKDGVITVEESKGVTFEKEYTEGMQFDRGYISGYMVTNVERQEAELDDPYILITDKKISSIQEILPILEKVLQVTKNFVIIAEDVDGEALATLVVNKLRGTINALAVKAPGFGDRRKAMLQDIAILTGGTVISEEIGRKLDSATIEDLGRARKVIATKDDTTIIEGRGDEAAIRARIEQIRAQIATTTSDFDREKLQERLAKLAGGVAVIKVGAATEPELKEKKHRVEDALSATRAAVEEGIVPGGGVALINAIPALDNVQVAHEDEKVGLQILRRALEEPLRILARNAGEDGSVIIANVRRLQEEKGDKTIGYNVLTGQYGSMIEQGIIDPVKVTRSAVQNAVSIAGMILTTEALITDIPEDKPAVGAGAGAGAGMDF
- the groES gene encoding co-chaperone GroES, producing MADFRIRPLGDRVVVKPVEREEKTKTGIFLPDTASKERPMEGTVLAVGEGRRDDNGKLIPMSVKVGDRVIFAKYSGTEFKLDDVEYLILSEKDILGIVQE
- a CDS encoding MFS transporter; translated protein: MLYYAYSVFILPMALDFGVELVTIATGFTVALLANGIAAPIVGWWLDRYGARSLMTMGSLGGCGLLLLWSRVTNPLQLYLVMAGIGVVSATVLYEPAFAIVATWFRRKRGKALQVLTFFGAWAGVLFIPLTGRLVEQMGWRSALWVLAAILALTILPHALLVRRSPADLGLAPDGDQSAHGQVTVIEPSFRPRDALQERRFWLLSIAFAISSFATVAMTVHLIPLLLVRGMSLDVASTIAGLHGIMSLAGRLLIAPIGERRSRRLVTLGLFLMQIGGLIIMLISHWPGAAFLYTALFSAGAGTQTIMRAALLAEQYGATNYGVISGWQNAFMTVARTVAPVGAGVLIGSVGYEGMLWCLVGLLGVGSVALAVAEGGG
- a CDS encoding FAD-dependent oxidoreductase — translated: MSLPIAIIGAGPVGLAAAAHLAERGESFVVIEAGERAGASVLRWGHVQMFTPWRYCFDQAAYRLLQSAGWQAPMDDEFPTGAELVERYLMPLASLPALAPHIHYRRKVVAVNRLGHDRQRGLDRKGIPFQLTLVDDTGEETSLLARAVIDASGTYRSPNPLGAGGVPALGERNAAAHIFYGIPDVSGRDRARYANRRVLVAGSGHSAFNTLLDLVRLGEVAPQTAVWWVIRREAAQFERIFGGGEADALAARGQLGMQVRNLVDSGRVKVVTGWQTAQVAMTDTGLVVSDGTRTLPPVDEIVVCTGFRPDLAPLRELRLALDPVVEAPTALAPLIDPNLHSCGTVRPHGVDELSHPEPDFYIIGMKSYGRAPTFLLPTGYEQARSVTAALCGDWEAARRVELELPATGVCSGPTGTETGCCSTIPALFSTTIPLNVTNRSCC
- a CDS encoding ArsR/SmtB family transcription factor encodes the protein MKPYTVANTDTTDESRCCTPITDVPLTDAEATQLADALALLAHPIRLRLLALLARHGGHVCVCDLEASLPVKQPTVSHHLRLLRDGGLIERERRGQWVYYAVRREVLATVKRLIDQFFTHLDG